A stretch of the Camarhynchus parvulus chromosome 4, STF_HiC, whole genome shotgun sequence genome encodes the following:
- the SLC30A9 gene encoding zinc transporter 9 isoform X2 — translation MMPALAAQRRGCRGLYRLYLRCQAAPRPRACHGWKVSMKSGSLSYILPCNRLPVQLMSQVRVYTSNGQKKDLGSQDTNGSARGETLHKVETVKPVLKKREYGPKYTQNNFITGVRAINEFCLKSSDLDQLRKIKRRSPHDDTETFTVYLRSDVEAKSLEVWGSPEALARERKRRKEAEIKYRENLFRNQRLLWEYKEFFGNTKPRSSTAAMFFKGPGKVVMVAICINGLNFFFKLLAWVYTGSASMFSEAIHSLADTCNQALLALGISQSARTPDPSHPYGFTNMRYIASLISGVGIFMMGAGLSWYHGIIGLLHPHPVESLLWAYCILAGSLVSEGATLLVAINEIRRSARAKGLSFYQYVVQSRDPSTNVVLLEDAAAVLSVAVAATCMGLTSLTGNPYYDSVGSLGVGTLLGTVSAFLIYTNTEALLGRSIEPEQLQRLTEFLESDPVVRAIHDVKATDMGMSKVRFKAEVDFDGRVVTRSYLEKQDIEQLLQEIQQVKTLEELEAFMLKHGENIVDTLGAEVDRLEKDLKQRNPDVRHVDLEIL, via the exons ATGATGCCGGCCCTGGCCGCCCAGCGGCGGGGCTGCCGCGGCCTCTACCGCCTGTACCTGCGGTGCCAGGCggcgccgcggccccgcgcctGCCACG GATGGAAAGTTTCAATGAAAAGTGGGAGCCTGTCTTATATTCTGCCATGTAATCGCCTGCCTGTGCAGTTGATGAGTCAAGTGAGAGTTTATACCTCCAATGGTCAGAAGAAAGATCTTGGATCACAAGATACAAATGGATCAGCCCGTGGAGAAACCCTGCATAAAGTTGAAACAG taaaacCAGTCCTTAAAAAAAGAGAGTATGGACCAAAATACACACAGAATAACTTCATCACTGGAGTCAGAGCTATAAATGAGTTTTGTCTTAAATCCAG TGATTTAGACCAGCTAAGAAAAATTAAACGACGAAGTCCCCATGATGACACTGAGACTTTCACGGTGTACCTGAGATCGGACGTAGAGGCAAA GTCTCTTGAAGTTTGGGGCAGTCCAGAGGCTCTTGCCAGAGAAAGAAAGCGACGTAAAGAGGCAGAGATCAAGTACAGAGAAA ATCTGTTTAGAAACCAAAGGCTGTTGTGGGAATACAAGGAGTTCTTTGGAAATACTAAG CCACGCTCCAGTACAGCAGCTATGTTTTTCAAGGGACCAGGGAAGGTAGTAATGGTAGCTATTTGCat aaatgggttgaattttttctttaagctgcTTGCTTGGGTTTACACGGGTTCTGCAAGTATGTTTTCAGAAGCCATACATTCTTTAGCAGACACATGTAACCAG GCATTACTAGCTTTGGGCATCAGTCAGTCTGCGAGGACACCTGACCCTAGTCATCC gTATGGTTTCACAAATATGCGCTATATTGCCTCCCTGATTAGTGGAGTAGGCATTTTCATGATGGGTGCAGGACTTTCTTGGTATCATGGGATCATAGGTTTACTCCACCCTCATCCTGTAGAATCTCTTCTCTGG GCATACTGCATTTTAGCAGGATCATTGGTATCAGAAGGAG CCACCCTGCTTGTTGCTATAAATGAAATTCGGAGGAGTGCTCGAGCCAAGGGTCTTTCATTTTATCAATATG TTGTGCAGAGTCGTGATCCTAGTACCAATGTGGTGTTACTGGAGGATGCTGCAGCCGTCCTGAGCGTGGCTGTAGCTGCTACCTGTATGGGACTGACTTCTTTAACAG GAAACCCCTATTATGACAGTGTGGGGTCTCTGGGTGTTGGAACTTTGTTAGGAACTGTGTCAGCATTTCTAATCTACACTAACACTGAAGCCCTGCTGGGACGATCCATCgagcctgagcagctgcagaggctcaCCGAGTTCCTGGAGAGTGATCCTGTAGTAAG AGCAATTCATGATGTTAAAGCCACAGACATGGGAATGAGCAAAGTGAGATTCAAGGCAGAAGTAGACTTTGATGGACGTGTTGTTACTCGGTCTTACCTGGAAAAACAAGATATAGAACAGCTGCTACAA GAAATTCAGCAAGTGAAAACCCTTGAAGAATTAGAAGCCTTTATGCTTAAGCATGGTGAGAATATTGTTGACACGCTGGGAGCTGAAGTAGACAGACTTGAGAAGGACCTGAAG CAACGAAATCCTGATGTTCGTCATGTGGATTTGGAGATACTGTAG
- the SLC30A9 gene encoding zinc transporter 9 isoform X1: MMPALAAQRRGCRGLYRLYLRCQAAPRPRACHGWKVSMKSGSLSYILPCNRLPVQLMSQVRVYTSNGQKKDLGSQDTNGSARGETLHKVETGQDTTNAGQKQSSPKQPIQVKVKPVLKKREYGPKYTQNNFITGVRAINEFCLKSSDLDQLRKIKRRSPHDDTETFTVYLRSDVEAKSLEVWGSPEALARERKRRKEAEIKYRENLFRNQRLLWEYKEFFGNTKPRSSTAAMFFKGPGKVVMVAICINGLNFFFKLLAWVYTGSASMFSEAIHSLADTCNQALLALGISQSARTPDPSHPYGFTNMRYIASLISGVGIFMMGAGLSWYHGIIGLLHPHPVESLLWAYCILAGSLVSEGATLLVAINEIRRSARAKGLSFYQYVVQSRDPSTNVVLLEDAAAVLSVAVAATCMGLTSLTGNPYYDSVGSLGVGTLLGTVSAFLIYTNTEALLGRSIEPEQLQRLTEFLESDPVVRAIHDVKATDMGMSKVRFKAEVDFDGRVVTRSYLEKQDIEQLLQEIQQVKTLEELEAFMLKHGENIVDTLGAEVDRLEKDLKQRNPDVRHVDLEIL; the protein is encoded by the exons ATGATGCCGGCCCTGGCCGCCCAGCGGCGGGGCTGCCGCGGCCTCTACCGCCTGTACCTGCGGTGCCAGGCggcgccgcggccccgcgcctGCCACG GATGGAAAGTTTCAATGAAAAGTGGGAGCCTGTCTTATATTCTGCCATGTAATCGCCTGCCTGTGCAGTTGATGAGTCAAGTGAGAGTTTATACCTCCAATGGTCAGAAGAAAGATCTTGGATCACAAGATACAAATGGATCAGCCCGTGGAGAAACCCTGCATAAAGTTGAAACAG GACAAGATACAACCAATGCAGGCCAAAAGCAGTCTTCCCCTAAACAGCCAATCCAAGTAAAAG taaaacCAGTCCTTAAAAAAAGAGAGTATGGACCAAAATACACACAGAATAACTTCATCACTGGAGTCAGAGCTATAAATGAGTTTTGTCTTAAATCCAG TGATTTAGACCAGCTAAGAAAAATTAAACGACGAAGTCCCCATGATGACACTGAGACTTTCACGGTGTACCTGAGATCGGACGTAGAGGCAAA GTCTCTTGAAGTTTGGGGCAGTCCAGAGGCTCTTGCCAGAGAAAGAAAGCGACGTAAAGAGGCAGAGATCAAGTACAGAGAAA ATCTGTTTAGAAACCAAAGGCTGTTGTGGGAATACAAGGAGTTCTTTGGAAATACTAAG CCACGCTCCAGTACAGCAGCTATGTTTTTCAAGGGACCAGGGAAGGTAGTAATGGTAGCTATTTGCat aaatgggttgaattttttctttaagctgcTTGCTTGGGTTTACACGGGTTCTGCAAGTATGTTTTCAGAAGCCATACATTCTTTAGCAGACACATGTAACCAG GCATTACTAGCTTTGGGCATCAGTCAGTCTGCGAGGACACCTGACCCTAGTCATCC gTATGGTTTCACAAATATGCGCTATATTGCCTCCCTGATTAGTGGAGTAGGCATTTTCATGATGGGTGCAGGACTTTCTTGGTATCATGGGATCATAGGTTTACTCCACCCTCATCCTGTAGAATCTCTTCTCTGG GCATACTGCATTTTAGCAGGATCATTGGTATCAGAAGGAG CCACCCTGCTTGTTGCTATAAATGAAATTCGGAGGAGTGCTCGAGCCAAGGGTCTTTCATTTTATCAATATG TTGTGCAGAGTCGTGATCCTAGTACCAATGTGGTGTTACTGGAGGATGCTGCAGCCGTCCTGAGCGTGGCTGTAGCTGCTACCTGTATGGGACTGACTTCTTTAACAG GAAACCCCTATTATGACAGTGTGGGGTCTCTGGGTGTTGGAACTTTGTTAGGAACTGTGTCAGCATTTCTAATCTACACTAACACTGAAGCCCTGCTGGGACGATCCATCgagcctgagcagctgcagaggctcaCCGAGTTCCTGGAGAGTGATCCTGTAGTAAG AGCAATTCATGATGTTAAAGCCACAGACATGGGAATGAGCAAAGTGAGATTCAAGGCAGAAGTAGACTTTGATGGACGTGTTGTTACTCGGTCTTACCTGGAAAAACAAGATATAGAACAGCTGCTACAA GAAATTCAGCAAGTGAAAACCCTTGAAGAATTAGAAGCCTTTATGCTTAAGCATGGTGAGAATATTGTTGACACGCTGGGAGCTGAAGTAGACAGACTTGAGAAGGACCTGAAG CAACGAAATCCTGATGTTCGTCATGTGGATTTGGAGATACTGTAG
- the SLC30A9 gene encoding zinc transporter 9 isoform X3, which yields MKSGSLSYILPCNRLPVQLMSQVRVYTSNGQKKDLGSQDTNGSARGETLHKVETGQDTTNAGQKQSSPKQPIQVKVKPVLKKREYGPKYTQNNFITGVRAINEFCLKSSDLDQLRKIKRRSPHDDTETFTVYLRSDVEAKSLEVWGSPEALARERKRRKEAEIKYRENLFRNQRLLWEYKEFFGNTKPRSSTAAMFFKGPGKVVMVAICINGLNFFFKLLAWVYTGSASMFSEAIHSLADTCNQALLALGISQSARTPDPSHPYGFTNMRYIASLISGVGIFMMGAGLSWYHGIIGLLHPHPVESLLWAYCILAGSLVSEGATLLVAINEIRRSARAKGLSFYQYVVQSRDPSTNVVLLEDAAAVLSVAVAATCMGLTSLTGNPYYDSVGSLGVGTLLGTVSAFLIYTNTEALLGRSIEPEQLQRLTEFLESDPVVRAIHDVKATDMGMSKVRFKAEVDFDGRVVTRSYLEKQDIEQLLQEIQQVKTLEELEAFMLKHGENIVDTLGAEVDRLEKDLKQRNPDVRHVDLEIL from the exons ATGAAAAGTGGGAGCCTGTCTTATATTCTGCCATGTAATCGCCTGCCTGTGCAGTTGATGAGTCAAGTGAGAGTTTATACCTCCAATGGTCAGAAGAAAGATCTTGGATCACAAGATACAAATGGATCAGCCCGTGGAGAAACCCTGCATAAAGTTGAAACAG GACAAGATACAACCAATGCAGGCCAAAAGCAGTCTTCCCCTAAACAGCCAATCCAAGTAAAAG taaaacCAGTCCTTAAAAAAAGAGAGTATGGACCAAAATACACACAGAATAACTTCATCACTGGAGTCAGAGCTATAAATGAGTTTTGTCTTAAATCCAG TGATTTAGACCAGCTAAGAAAAATTAAACGACGAAGTCCCCATGATGACACTGAGACTTTCACGGTGTACCTGAGATCGGACGTAGAGGCAAA GTCTCTTGAAGTTTGGGGCAGTCCAGAGGCTCTTGCCAGAGAAAGAAAGCGACGTAAAGAGGCAGAGATCAAGTACAGAGAAA ATCTGTTTAGAAACCAAAGGCTGTTGTGGGAATACAAGGAGTTCTTTGGAAATACTAAG CCACGCTCCAGTACAGCAGCTATGTTTTTCAAGGGACCAGGGAAGGTAGTAATGGTAGCTATTTGCat aaatgggttgaattttttctttaagctgcTTGCTTGGGTTTACACGGGTTCTGCAAGTATGTTTTCAGAAGCCATACATTCTTTAGCAGACACATGTAACCAG GCATTACTAGCTTTGGGCATCAGTCAGTCTGCGAGGACACCTGACCCTAGTCATCC gTATGGTTTCACAAATATGCGCTATATTGCCTCCCTGATTAGTGGAGTAGGCATTTTCATGATGGGTGCAGGACTTTCTTGGTATCATGGGATCATAGGTTTACTCCACCCTCATCCTGTAGAATCTCTTCTCTGG GCATACTGCATTTTAGCAGGATCATTGGTATCAGAAGGAG CCACCCTGCTTGTTGCTATAAATGAAATTCGGAGGAGTGCTCGAGCCAAGGGTCTTTCATTTTATCAATATG TTGTGCAGAGTCGTGATCCTAGTACCAATGTGGTGTTACTGGAGGATGCTGCAGCCGTCCTGAGCGTGGCTGTAGCTGCTACCTGTATGGGACTGACTTCTTTAACAG GAAACCCCTATTATGACAGTGTGGGGTCTCTGGGTGTTGGAACTTTGTTAGGAACTGTGTCAGCATTTCTAATCTACACTAACACTGAAGCCCTGCTGGGACGATCCATCgagcctgagcagctgcagaggctcaCCGAGTTCCTGGAGAGTGATCCTGTAGTAAG AGCAATTCATGATGTTAAAGCCACAGACATGGGAATGAGCAAAGTGAGATTCAAGGCAGAAGTAGACTTTGATGGACGTGTTGTTACTCGGTCTTACCTGGAAAAACAAGATATAGAACAGCTGCTACAA GAAATTCAGCAAGTGAAAACCCTTGAAGAATTAGAAGCCTTTATGCTTAAGCATGGTGAGAATATTGTTGACACGCTGGGAGCTGAAGTAGACAGACTTGAGAAGGACCTGAAG CAACGAAATCCTGATGTTCGTCATGTGGATTTGGAGATACTGTAG